The Aquila chrysaetos chrysaetos chromosome 11, bAquChr1.4, whole genome shotgun sequence sequence TTATTAGCCACCTTTAAATAAAGGTGATGAtagtgtttgtatttttgttagTTAGAGACAATTATACTCTGGAACAGTGGCGTCACTGGTAGAGCAGAGGAGGGCTCAGACTATGTCATGAGAATGAAGAAGGAGAGACAGAGCTTAGAAGGGGCTCACAAGCCAAACTTGAACATGGTTCAATGAAACAATTTTCTAGTAAGCAGAAAATGGTAGGATTTCGTGATGGATTAATATAACAACCATATTTTGAGCAGATAGGAAGTTAAATGTtgggtttaggaaaaaaatagatgaagAGGGTTtgaataaaactttttattggattaatataaagaaaaggatATATCTTCATAAGATTAAAATTGAATACATTGAAATATTTAGACATAAACTAAATAGGAGGGGTTCAGTCTTCAAGCCACTGCCTCACTGACAGTCTAAGAAATAGATAGAAGCATAGTTACATTAACTGTCATCACACAGAAAGTGAATGCTGAGAAATCAGGCAGGTGTGGCAGAATAGCAGAGCAAGCCACAGGGTAAATGGACAGTAGAGCACTGGGTTTGTGTGCAGGTGGTAGAGGTGAGTGTAAAGCAGAAAGCCGGAACAAGGACAGACAAATCAGACATGCAGTCGTGATTTCTGGAGGCAGAATGATACCAAGCATGGGTGTGATCGGAGTTATGGATGGTGCCGTAGTCCCACTCTGCTCTTGCACAGGAGGGGAGGATGATAAGGGGAGGGAATTCATGGGTACCCTGCAGTGAAACACTGCCCATAAAGCACCAGGAACCTTTTGTCAATATACTACGGAGGCATTACTGTAGCAGCCAAGTGTTCCTGGTgcacacaaaacccaaagatGGAGGGGAACACTTCTGAAAGACATGCATAAGGTAATaagaagaaagacagggagagtAAGATAGCAGAGAAACCTGTGTGACCTCCACAGCCGCGAGAGATCTGGGAGGGAAGCTATGACATGAATTCTGTAACCTCAGCAGAAATCTCAGCAGAATGTTAATTCTAAGgcaataattgtatttttctgattctttagTCCAGAAAACATACTTTATATAAGCAGCCAGAGCCCAGTCGATTCGTACGACCCAACAGCCTTGACGtttacctttttctgtttcacagcctTCTCCAAACCCCTCACCCTATGGCTGGTGCTTATAGCCCGATGCTGCAGTCCCGGGAGAATGGAATGAGTGAGTTTATCCACTTGCCTGCCTCAGGCTGTCTCGGGAACACAGTGCTCAGCCCGGAGAGGAGCAGGCTTGAGAAGTTCCGTTTAGACAGTGGATCTTCAGCGTCTAAAGGAGTGAAAAAGCCAACTCCAGGGGAAGGGGGACCGGGAGCAACAGCGTCCCCTCTCCTCCCGCCAGCACCCGAGGATGCTGGTCCCTGTGCGCTCCCCCGGGGGTGCATTCCCCAGCGCCGTTTGAGGCCGCTCGGCTCTATAAATGCCATTTGCATCGGGATAGGATGTAACAAGAGCTGTAAATCACTGACGGCGAAGTGAGCTCCTCCAGGGGCAGACACGGCGGAGCCGAGCCTCTGCGAGCTGTGGCAATGTGTGAACGGTATCTTTTGTTGGGGGGGAGGACTGATGGCAATTAGATGATACTTATCTGGCCCTTTGATGTGTATTTACACAAACAACGTTTTCCTCCGGGACTTGCGGTATAAAGGAGGAGCCGTGCTCCCCGACACCCTCCTTCCCGGCATCTCCGAAACAAGGCAGGATGACCAAGGCCCCTTTCTCAGTGGAGTGGTTGTCCCAGAGCAGTCAGGCCCTCAAGAGCCCCACCGAGGGCTCCCCGCACCGAGCATCCTCCGCGGGCCACCGGCCCGGCTCCGGCTCCAGCCCCGGCTTGAGCGAGCGGAGCAAGGAGCAGTCCGCCGGCCCGCGGGCCGGGAGAggcggcaggagcagggagcgCTTGGCGGCCCCCGCCGCTGCAGGTAACCGCGGTCTCCGCGGCCGTCGGGGCATCCTGGTGCTCCCgcgctggggggaggagggcggACGGGGCCCTGTGCCACCCCCGATAGGGCGCGACCGTGCGGTGCCTGCCCGGAGgcggagcgggcgggcgggcaccCCTGAGGTTCCCGGGCCCGGCTGacccttttctccctctccccaggagcaggcgggcggccggggggcgcggggcagcccccgccggaGGGGGGTCCCGAGTGCTCGGGCCCCGAGGAGCCCGGCGGCAGGAGCAGCCGGCGGCTGCGCACGGCCTTCAGCGCGGAGCAGCTCAGCACCCTGGAGAGCTCCTTCCAGCGGCAGCAGTACCTGGGGGCGGCCGAGCGCCGCAAGCTGGCCGGCAGGATGCGGCTCTCGGAGGTGCAGgtgagggcggcggcggcacggcgCGGGGGGCACGGGGCATGGGGCATGGGGCACGGGCTGGGCTATGGGCCGCGGCGCGGGCTGGGTGCCCTTGTAACCTCATCTTTCCTCGTCCCTCctccgcacccccccccccccccccagatcaAGACCTGGTTTCAGAACCGCCGGATGAAGCTCAAGcggcagctgcaggagctgagaaCGGAGCCTttctgcagccccccccctcccctacGGACCTCAGAGCGGCGGCGTGCCCTTGCCGCTCACGTACGTGGCCCCGGCACCACCTCTGCCCCGGCAAGGGGCTGTCTCTGGGGGCTTCACCTTGGCGGCGATGCCGGCACCTGCCCTGGACCTCAGCAGCgcctgcagagcacagcctgTGGGCTTTTGGGCGGCACCCTGCTTTGTAGGGTACAGGGATCCCAGAGCTTTCTTGCTGGGTGTCTGACCCTCTGATACGGACTGTGACTAAGGAGGATTTGCACTACTGATGCTATCTGGGCTGCCCTTGCCTGTAACTGCCTGGTGGAGTTACGATGCAGCACTGAGCAAAACGTTTTACAGGGACGTACTGGACAATCTGAATCGTGGACTTTAGGCCCCTGAATTTATAGGCAACTGTGTAAAATGGAAACACAGTGGGACAAACACTAATATAAATGGAATCGTTTAATAAACCGAAACTTTTTCCAGCTTTCATGTGAATTCCTTCCACAAGGATTGTAGAGCTATTTATCCTGCCCTAAAAGAGAGCTCCTCTTCATTATAGGAAGCATAGACTCCTTATTCTCTAGATCTGTTCTGGCTTCCTGCAATGTACTGAGGGTGAGTgcaaaaaagcattaatttccCCCACCCTCTAAAGCGGGTATCCAACCCCTTCAGCTACGTCCTAGGTGGCACTTTCTCTGATGGGACTGTGCTTTTAACCAAATATGTGGATGCACCTGTTACTAACACTTAATACTGGGCTTGTTATTATAGTGGaacagatgttttctgttggaGCCCTTTAAATAACATATAGAATATGATTTTAAGATGTAAAAAGTTACTTTCTAAATATATCATGCTCTCATGTGCAGCCTCAGTAGATCAGTAGGGCCTCTTGCCTAAACAGATCTTGGAAAGCATGTAGCCTTGAAATTTCTTATCAACAGAACAGTATCTCGGCATCTCACATGCACCTAATGGGGTGTGACGTGAGGGTGATGACcaaaagaaatgtaacattCCAAAGCTGGTTTTCCCTAAGTGGCAGTAAAGTATGTTACCATTGTGCTAtgcactttttttcatttgaataatGCTCTAGAAAACTTAAGATCAAAATGTCCTGATTCCAGGCTAGAGAAAGGGCTCCGAGAAACGATCCTTGACTGATGTAAGTTGCCATAAATCTTTCAAAGTCAATTGTCAACTAACAtgaaaagagcaataaaaatttCCATCACTTTAAAGTTAATCTCGGGGGTTATTAGAAGATTTCCGGCGCATTGGTAATCTGGGCCCACATAATGAATAGTCTGAAGGTTCTCTGTCAGTCATCCTTGAATACacctattttcttttgtatacaGGGGCCAATCTGCCACTTGAGTACACTTGCCTGGTAAAAAGCAACATTATGTGCCTCTGAAGGCTGTGGCCTTTGATTGTCTGAGTAGCTGTCACATTTGGAAGTCtccttaattattttgtaatccATGCTCTATTTTTCTAGCCTTTTGAGATATTTGCTTGCAATTGCACAATTAATGTGGCTCTAATGCAAGAGTTTCAGAAAACTAATGAGGGCTCAGGTGCCATCAATCTTGCTGAGATCTATGCAAGAATATGATGCAGTTTGGGATTAAGGAAATTTGTTGACACGAGATAAAAATTCCCACTAAATGGAGGCTTATTTCTCAAAGTCAGGTATTACTAAATGGTTGTATTGATTcgaagaaaaaaatctgcagttccCTCTACATCTTTCAAATGTCATTAGGGAACAGGGATGTTTCCAGAAAGCTCTGCAATGGTGAATATTTTCTCTGCTCTAAAGCGGCGACATTTTTAGAATAGCAAAACAGTCAAGGccaacaaatataaaaattaccttaaaaaaaaaaggtcttaaGCGTGAGACTCGATTTGGCTCTCCCGTTTTCAAGGCAATAGTGGTTGAGGGGTTAGGTGATCCCCTTATGATCCTGTATGGCCAGAGGAGAACCCCACCTCTCCTCCAAATGCCTTGCTCACCCCGTACAAAGGAACAGTAACAGCCCTTCGTGCTGTTAGAAGCCAGAGCCGGCGGTATCgggggctgggaggggcagCACCCTCCGAGGGGACCGCAGGGACCCGGGCTGCCCGCGGCGCTGCGGGAGCGACCCAGCCCCGGGCCAAATGGGGGGAGGGTGACAGGGAAGGGGGGACGGGCACCACCGCAGCTGGGCCCGGGGGAAGTGAGAGGGAGATGAAAAGGCTCGGGGAGGAGAGAGCGAGAACAAAGCGCTCCCACCCGCGGAGGGGAGCTGCTTCCGTGGGGCAGGGTTTGTGCCGGGCCGGAGCCCTCCCCGAAGGATAATAAGGGAGATGCAGAAGCGCACCTTATCGGGGTCTCCAGACGTCCCGAGTGAGCTGTGTCCTGGGGGCAGCTCTGGCTGAGCCCTGCCGGGGTGACTGTCCCGTCCTCCCCGGCTCTGccctcccggccccggggctggtAACGCTGGTAACACGGAGCCGGCCTGACGCCGCATCTGCCTGCACCCGAGCACGGCTCGACTGAGGTCCAGCggtgctcgggggggggggggcagttgcCCCCTCCGTGCAAAGGTTTAGAGCAAGCCAGAGGCAACTGGGGCTGCCGGGACAACATGGAGTGGAGCAATCTTTGCCACGATTTAAACCCACGGGGGTTGTGGGGACCACGCTGGGGACAAGCAGGGCTGCGGGGCCGAGCGGCACCGGCCACGGGGCGATCTCGGAGGTGGAGGCTTCTCTTGCGGGGTGCGTGTGTGCGGCTGGCTGTGGTCTTGCTGAGGCGGGGGGGGTTCGTGCTGGGGGCGCGGGCAGGTTAGCGGCGCTGAGGGGGTGCGCTCTCTTCGGGAGTATGAGCTGCAGAACGGCTGGCGAGGGAGAAGCCGGGCTCTGTTTGAAAAGGTGCTAATGATCACTTAACATAATGACTCTTTGGCCACATGTATGCTCAACAAGCACACGAAATGCCTTGCCGGTGTTCTGGCAGCGCTAGCTTGCAAATATTGTCCCGTTTCCCGACAATAGCTCAAATAAAAGCGAGAGGTGATGCTCGCTTGGCTGAGTCCCTAATGGTAGCAGATTCCTCCGAATATCTACGTGATAATTCCTCTTCTACCTGCAAAAGTCGGCTTTCTCTAGAAGGTAGCTACTGCATCCCAGCGGTCTAGAAAACTGTATGTGAAACCGTTTCATTTTTGCCAAAACGGTCCAATTCTGTTACTAAAGCGCGGGTGCAAGTTTTCCCTTTGATCTGAGAGAAAGAAACTCGGACATCCCTTCCCATTTTACTCCTGCTTGCTTGAATTTCTCGTCCACTGTGTTTTACGCCCGGCAGCAATAAAGCCGTACTAGTCCCGGCGCAGGACCCCTGCACGCCGGCAGTCCCCCGCCGGAGAGCAAAGCCATCCTGCTCCGGCACCGCACCCGcggcccgccccggggccggcatCAGCCGCGGCTCTGATCAGCAGCCCCGCAGATGATAACCT is a genomic window containing:
- the LOC115348142 gene encoding LOW QUALITY PROTEIN: transcription factor LBX2-like (The sequence of the model RefSeq protein was modified relative to this genomic sequence to represent the inferred CDS: deleted 1 base in 1 codon), with the translated sequence MTKAPFSVEWLSQSSQALKSPTEGSPHRASSAGHRPGSGSSPGLSERSKEQSAGPRAGRGGRSRERLAAPAAAGAGGRPGGAGQPPPEGGPECSGPEEPGGRSSRRLRTAFSAEQLSTLESSFQRQQYLGAAERRKLAGRMRLSEVQIKTWFQNRRMKLKRQLQELRTEPFCSPPLPYGPQSGGVPLPLTYVAPAPPLPRQGAVSGGFTLAAMPAPALDLSSACRAQPVGFWAAPCFVGYRDPRAFLLGV